In a single window of the Scyliorhinus canicula chromosome 1, sScyCan1.1, whole genome shotgun sequence genome:
- the LOC119970684 gene encoding cytochrome c oxidase subunit 7A2, mitochondrial-like, whose protein sequence is MSGLGARGLRAFQQLSQRTFSTAACRRVANKVPEKQKIFQADNGMPIHLKGGVMDALLYRLTMGLTVAGTVYVVYELFTIALPKKK, encoded by the exons ATGAGTGGCCTGGGAGCGCGGGGCCTGCGG GCTTTTCAACAGCTTTCACAGCGGACCTTCAGCACTGCAGCCTGCAGGCGAGTGGCGAACAAGGTTCCTGAGAAGCAAAAGATATTCCAG GCGGATAATGGGATGCCGATCCATTTAAAAGGCGGCGTGATGGATGCACTGCTCTACAGGCTAACCATGGGCCTCACTGTTGCGG GTACAGTCTATGTTGTCTACGAACTCTTCACAATTGCCCTGCCCAAGAAGAAGTAA